AAGTGATCGGCTGCGCGGTCTACGGCGCATCGCTCGTGGCGGTTTATGCCGCATCGACATTCTCTCACATCTTTCAGCAGCCCCGATTGCGACGTGCCTTTCGCATGCTCGATCAGGGGTGCATCTATCTGCTGATCGCAGGCACCTTTACGCCGCTAGCGCTCAAATACCTGAGTGACGGCTACTGGTGGCTGCTGCTGGTCGCGATGTGGATGATCGCGCTCTTGGGCTTCTGCTCGAAGGTCTTTCTGGCCCATCGTGTCGAAGCGGTCGCGACGCCGCTCTATGTCCTGATGGGTTGGCTGCCTGTGATCGCCGCCTGGCATTTGATTGCGGTCGCGCCGGGCACCTGCTTATGGTTGATGCTCATCGGCGGCCTGTGCTATAGCGTGGGCACGATCTTTCTGACATTCGACCGCAAGGCCCTTTACCTACATGCCATTTGGCATATCTGCGTCATCGCCGGCAGCACGGTGCACTACTTCGCGATCCTGGAATACGCCCTGCCGGGAGCGGCGTCTTAGCTCGAAAACAGCGAGAAAGCCGCACCATCGTTCAACTGCCGCAACGGGGCGATACCGCACGCGTTGCCACCTGCACAATATTCGTTTGCGCCCTAGGAATGTAATTAAATTTACGCAAGGCAGCTCGGCACGGGTGGAAATCGCGGCCACCGACTGATATTCTCAGGGCATCTTGCGATTTCGACGCACAGCTCCGGGGCGGAAGCTAATGAAAACCAAACGAGTCTCTTAGGCACTCGTCTTCGCATTGGTTTTCGGAACAGGCAACAGAGGAGCTTCCATGTCATCGATCATCCGGCGCGCCTCCGTGCGCGCACGACGCACTCATTTTGGACAATTCGTTCCACTAGATTTCGGCACTATTATTCGCGGCAGTCTCTTTGTTTCGGCGTTCATATTCTCCGCGCTGCTTGGCCGGAATGCTCAAGCAATCGAAATCAGCATCGCTTCGGTCACGCTCTTACCCGATACCACGCCGAGCGGCGTTTATACGGGATCGGGCCAAGGGACCTCGGCCTGGGATAATGAACTCACGACGCTCAATCTGGGCGGCACAGCGCCCACAAAGGTTGGCGCGAGCGCAACCGCCGAAATTCGCGATGCTTTTTCCATGAGCACTGTCGCGCCGAGCGATAGTGCGGCGGCATTTTCGACGACAATCCATTTGTCCGTAACGATCGAAGTCCAGAATGACGATCCGATCAATGATCCGGTATACCAGTTGGGTGTATCGACAGGCTTATCGATCGCGGACGTCACCGGCGGTGCGTTCCTCTCGAGGAGCACTTACACCATTGCGGAAAGTCCGTTGCAGATTGGCAGCGGAACATCCAATTTCACATTCGGGCCAAACGGCGGTGGCCCAGGAGGTTTTGGTGCGATTGGCGCTCCAGGCGATATACCGTCGGGAACTGGAGCGTATCTGCCGGGCACCGGAACAAACTTCTACACGCTCGATCTCGAACTGACGACGACGACAACCGCAACCGCTGGCGGGAACATTTCAGTATTGGCGGGCTCCGACGCCGGCTTGAATCCATTGCTAGGTGCAAGTCAGCACTACCCGATATTGCCTCCGCCGGCAACGATCGCACCTCATACGGATCCATCCCTTGACGGCGTGTTCCTGTTGTTTACCGCCAAGGTGACTTCTGCGCCTGAACCCGATTCGTGGATCTCGCTTCTCTGCGGCACAGCGATCCTCAGTTCTGTCCTGGGGGCCGCGCGTTGGCGTCGGGCTCGTGAACTGCACGGGGAATTCACTGTTGAGGCGGGCAGGTAACGCTTGCCCGCCTCAATTCTCCTCGCGCCACGTAAGGCAATTCCTCCCCAACAGGCCGCAGATTGCAGCCGGGTTCCCCTTCGGTTATCGTTTACCCAGGTGTCAGACTGCGTTGTCGGAACTCCGTCGTACCAAGGTGGTTCGATGGATCCCCTAGCCACGCTTAGGCGGCCTGCGATCGTCGAACCATCTGAGTTGGATCGTACGTAGCAGGAGATAAGAGCGCGGCCCCTGCCCGGGCGGTAACGCAAAGCATGGTTTTTCCCTCAAGGGGCGCGGCGGAGTGTTTGCCTACCTCACGCGCTGGCGGTTCTTCAGCAATTGCCGACCTGCCGCAACGAAAACAATCTCTCCCATTTAGTTCGAAGGAGTTTCGCACATGAGTCGTCACACGAGTCGTCGTGACTTCCTGAAATCTACGACCGCCGCGGGCGTCGGCTTCTGGGCCGCCGCAGGCGCCACAGCCGCCGAAAGCAAGTCGGCCAACGAACGCATTCGCTTCGCGTGTATCGGCGTCGGCGGCAAGGGGAGCAGCGATTCGAAGGACGCCAGTCGCGCTGGCGACATCGTCGCCATCTGCGATATCGACGACAACACCCTCGGCAAGGCCGGCGAAACTTTCGCAGGCGCGAAGAAGTTCAACGACTTCCGCAAGATGCTTGAAGAGATGGGCCCGAACATCGACGCCGTCACCGTCAGCACGCCGGACCATACACACGCCGCGGCCTCGCTGATGGCCATGCGGATGGGCAAGCACTGCTTTACGCAGAAGCCGATGACCCACAGCATCTACGAAGCGCGCCGCATGGGCGAGGTCGCTCGCGAGATGAAGGTCGCCACGCAGATGGGCAACCAAGGCACGGCCAATCGTGGCCTTCGCCAGGCGGCCTCCGTCGTCAAGGCCGGCACGCTGGGCAACGTCAAGGAAGTTCACGTCTGGACCAATCGCCCCATCTGGCCGCAAGGCGCAGGCCGCCCGGCCGAGACCGAGGTGCCCAAGCACGTTCACTGGGACCTGTGGATCGGTCCGGCCGCTTACCGCTCGTACGCCAACGGCTATCATCCGTTCGCCTGGCGCGGTTACTGGGACTTCGGCACCGGTGCCCTCGGTGACATGGCCTGCCATACGATGAACATGCCGTACATGGCTCTCGATCTGCAGCATCCGACGTCGATCGAAGCTCAGACCTCGGGTCACAACAAGGAAACCTATCCGAGCTGGTCGATCATCAAGTACGAATTTCCCGCCACCGAGAAGCGCGGCCCGGTCACCTTCACCTGGTACGACGGCAAGAAGCTGCCGCCGATCGAGCTGTTTGA
This genomic stretch from Pirellulales bacterium harbors:
- a CDS encoding hemolysin III family protein gives rise to the protein MSTETAFDVGTPSLPRIEDEIANSITHGIGLALSLVGAVVLVTLAVRTGSTREVIGCAVYGASLVAVYAASTFSHIFQQPRLRRAFRMLDQGCIYLLIAGTFTPLALKYLSDGYWWLLLVAMWMIALLGFCSKVFLAHRVEAVATPLYVLMGWLPVIAAWHLIAVAPGTCLWLMLIGGLCYSVGTIFLTFDRKALYLHAIWHICVIAGSTVHYFAILEYALPGAAS
- a CDS encoding Gfo/Idh/MocA family oxidoreductase → MSRHTSRRDFLKSTTAAGVGFWAAAGATAAESKSANERIRFACIGVGGKGSSDSKDASRAGDIVAICDIDDNTLGKAGETFAGAKKFNDFRKMLEEMGPNIDAVTVSTPDHTHAAASLMAMRMGKHCFTQKPMTHSIYEARRMGEVAREMKVATQMGNQGTANRGLRQAASVVKAGTLGNVKEVHVWTNRPIWPQGAGRPAETEVPKHVHWDLWIGPAAYRSYANGYHPFAWRGYWDFGTGALGDMACHTMNMPYMALDLQHPTSIEAQTSGHNKETYPSWSIIKYEFPATEKRGPVTFTWYDGKKLPPIELFEKVKWPKEAIKDGPKGDKAEAFETSISGALLIGDKASLYSPGDYADKYYLPEGMEKPKVEFDASPGHFVEYARAIKEGIPATSNFPNYSGPLTEIVLLGNLAVWSGNKVNWNAKELKADGAPELDSMIRPTYREGYTL